The proteins below are encoded in one region of Bosea sp. BIWAKO-01:
- a CDS encoding ABC transporter substrate-binding protein, with protein sequence MSAYWRAPLLAVALAAAATPTIAVEPFDLSGLIAAAKKEPPITIYDSTGKIVDMAKAFSAKYGLSATGQKVSANSQLEMLLRESKSRNVKGDVALLTDTPAVIGQMLPAQVLESYLPADLAGEIPAGYRDPLAISVNANVWAYNTEIHGATCPISNIWQLTEPAWKGRVAFIDPLTKGTYTDWFNQLAQHGNEALAAAYKAHYGKTLIPQQKTVAAEWLAALAKNAPLVSENDDRISDAVGAPGQKAPFMGLLSSAKFRDNTDKGYKLGLCRTLEPWVGWTYTKLALIAKGTKSPNAAKLFVRYILTEEGLMPQMQDGKLPTSKAIPVPKDEPSGVAVVLDRLFPYDAKTGLDDWDKRQDWQDFWQIHYKR encoded by the coding sequence ATGAGCGCCTACTGGAGAGCACCGCTGCTGGCCGTTGCTTTGGCAGCCGCCGCCACCCCGACCATCGCCGTAGAGCCGTTCGACCTCAGCGGCCTGATCGCCGCGGCCAAGAAGGAGCCGCCGATCACCATCTACGACAGCACCGGCAAGATCGTCGACATGGCCAAGGCGTTCTCGGCCAAATACGGCCTCAGCGCGACGGGGCAGAAAGTGTCGGCCAACAGCCAGCTCGAAATGCTGCTGCGCGAGAGCAAGAGCCGCAACGTCAAGGGAGACGTGGCACTGTTGACCGACACGCCGGCCGTCATCGGGCAGATGCTCCCGGCCCAGGTGCTGGAAAGCTACCTGCCTGCCGATCTCGCCGGCGAGATCCCGGCCGGCTACCGCGACCCTCTCGCCATTTCCGTCAATGCCAATGTCTGGGCCTACAACACCGAGATCCACGGAGCGACGTGCCCGATTTCCAACATCTGGCAGTTGACCGAGCCGGCATGGAAAGGTCGCGTCGCCTTCATCGATCCGCTGACCAAGGGCACCTATACCGACTGGTTCAACCAATTGGCCCAGCATGGCAACGAGGCGCTCGCCGCCGCCTACAAGGCGCACTACGGCAAGACACTGATCCCGCAGCAGAAGACCGTTGCCGCCGAATGGCTCGCGGCATTGGCGAAGAACGCGCCGCTCGTGTCCGAGAATGACGACCGCATCTCGGACGCCGTTGGGGCGCCCGGGCAGAAGGCGCCGTTCATGGGGCTGCTGAGCTCGGCCAAGTTCCGCGACAACACCGACAAGGGCTACAAGCTCGGCCTTTGCAGGACGCTCGAGCCCTGGGTCGGCTGGACCTACACCAAGCTTGCGCTCATCGCCAAAGGTACCAAAAGCCCAAACGCCGCCAAACTCTTCGTCCGCTACATTCTGACGGAGGAGGGGCTGATGCCACAGATGCAGGATGGCAAGCTGCCGACCAGCAAAGCGATCCCGGTTCCCAAGGACGAGCCGTCGGGTGTCGCCGTCGTGCTCGACCGCCTGTTTCCCTACGACGCCAAGACAGGCCTCGACGACTGGGACAAGCGGCAGGATTGGCAGGATTTTTGGCAGATCCACTACAAGCGCTAA
- a CDS encoding phosphatase PAP2 family protein — MLALDTELFLALNAGPSPSSYVALFAISVTRFVILMIPCYIVVLWIRGTRRRRLLAFALTLALVIAMTISFMIGLIAFRPRPFMISLGHSLVDHRSNASFPSNHALAFAVGVAVLALVRQYRMACLAAAMGALVGWSRVYVGVHYPSDLFGAIIVAIPAALISLAVTARHGASIVAAVEGLQRRLQVRLTRTGRR, encoded by the coding sequence ATGCTCGCACTCGATACCGAACTGTTCCTTGCTCTCAATGCCGGGCCGAGCCCAAGCTCTTATGTCGCTCTTTTCGCGATATCGGTCACTCGCTTCGTGATTCTCATGATTCCCTGCTACATCGTCGTCCTATGGATCCGCGGCACGCGAAGGCGGCGGCTTCTCGCCTTTGCCCTCACTCTTGCCCTGGTCATCGCAATGACCATCAGTTTCATGATCGGGCTCATCGCCTTTCGGCCTCGTCCTTTCATGATCAGCCTCGGGCACAGCCTGGTAGATCACCGCTCCAACGCCTCCTTCCCGAGCAATCACGCGCTTGCCTTCGCGGTGGGCGTGGCTGTGCTTGCCTTGGTGCGGCAATACCGGATGGCCTGCCTCGCTGCCGCGATGGGTGCGCTCGTAGGCTGGTCGCGCGTCTATGTCGGTGTCCACTACCCATCCGATCTCTTCGGCGCGATTATCGTGGCCATTCCAGCGGCCTTGATCTCGCTTGCGGTGACAGCGAGACACGGTGCCTCAATCGTCGCAGCGGTCGAGGGCCTGCAGCGCAGACTGCAGGTCCGCCTGACGCGAACTGGTCGACGCTGA
- a CDS encoding inositol monophosphatase, translating into MLHTTIADIARKAVLAVQEPLTAAFRGGMVVDFKRDRHDPVTEHDRRAEAVIRDLVFREVPDSTFVGEEGGSVGSGAVHWYVDPIDGTANFASGMAFWCTSVAAVIDGETVAGAILDPIGGNLFLADRDGAWLNGQPLASRAAPDEANAVLITGYPVPRDFRSDGEAVALGRFGELTRTFATLRRPGSAALSIAHVAAGWVDAAAGFGVNAWDVTAAILILEKAGGRYTPHDLGKVAPTAPAFLQPGYVAVGGGADYPTLDRIAREISEGRRRRVA; encoded by the coding sequence ATGCTGCATACGACGATCGCCGACATTGCCCGCAAGGCCGTTCTCGCCGTTCAGGAGCCGCTCACGGCCGCGTTTCGCGGCGGCATGGTGGTCGATTTCAAGCGCGACCGGCACGACCCCGTCACCGAGCATGACCGCCGCGCCGAGGCGGTGATCCGCGATCTCGTGTTCCGGGAGGTTCCCGACTCGACCTTTGTCGGCGAGGAAGGCGGCTCGGTCGGGAGTGGTGCAGTTCACTGGTATGTCGATCCGATCGACGGTACGGCCAATTTCGCCAGCGGGATGGCGTTCTGGTGCACGTCGGTGGCGGCCGTGATCGACGGCGAGACCGTCGCCGGAGCCATCCTCGATCCGATCGGTGGCAACCTGTTCCTCGCCGATCGGGACGGGGCCTGGCTCAACGGGCAACCGCTCGCCAGCCGTGCTGCGCCCGACGAGGCCAACGCCGTGCTGATCACCGGCTATCCGGTGCCGCGCGACTTCCGCAGCGACGGCGAAGCGGTAGCGCTCGGCCGCTTCGGCGAACTGACACGCACCTTCGCGACCCTGCGACGACCGGGTAGCGCCGCACTCAGCATCGCCCATGTCGCGGCCGGCTGGGTCGACGCCGCCGCCGGTTTCGGCGTCAACGCCTGGGATGTCACTGCCGCCATCCTGATCCTTGAGAAGGCGGGCGGCCGCTACACCCCGCACGACCTCGGCAAGGTGGCGCCGACCGCGCCGGCGTTCCTCCAGCCAGGCTATGTCGCTGTGGGGGGAGGGGCAGATTATCCGACGCTCGATCGCATCGCGCGCGAGATCTCCGAGGGGCGAAGGCGACGCGTCGCTTAG
- the gyrB gene encoding DNA topoisomerase (ATP-hydrolyzing) subunit B translates to MSDAARDLEDAAYGADSIKVLKGLDAVRKRPGMYIGDTDDGSGLHHMVYEVVDNAIDEALAGHADLVTVTLNADGSVTVTDNGRGIPTDIHSEEGISAAEVIMTQLHAGGKFDQNSYKVSGGLHGVGVSVVNALSVSLKLRIWRGGKEHFMEFHHGDAVAPLAVVGPAGDKRGTEVTFLPSTQTFTMVEFDYKTLEHRLRELAFLNSGVRIVLTDARHAEVVREELRYEGGVEAFVRYLDRAKTPVVDKPVVLGAEKDGITVDVALWWNDSYHENVLCFTNNIPQRDGGTHLAGFRAALTRQITGYAENSGMMKKEKVSLTGDDCREGLTAIVSVKVPDPKFSSQTKDKLVSSEVRPVVENIVNQALSTWLEEHPNEAKTIVGKVAEAAAAREAARKARDLTRRKGALDIASLPGKLADCQERDPAKSEIFIVEGDSAGGSAKQGRAREYQAVLPLRGKILNVERARVDKMLSSEQVGTLIIALGAGIREEFNIEKLRYHKIIIMTDADVDGAHIRTLLLTFFFRQMPEVIERGHLFIAQPPLYKAARGKSQTYLKDERALEEYLVDSTLDGAVFRTGDGIERAGPDLRSLIDEARGVRHTLSQLHSRYDRRIVEQMAIAGALHPLTNESDAQANEAAAYVARRLDAISDDLERGWEGRVEDGGFTFSRLVRGVKQVAVLDAGLLASAEARKLAAAAVSLQEAYSRPGVLSRKGDDHIVNGPSDLFDAVSAIGKKGVSLQRYKGLGEMNPEQLWETTLDRDVRSLLRVKNDQNDEADDLFVKLMGDVVEPRRDFIQSNALNATVDT, encoded by the coding sequence ATGAGTGATGCTGCCCGCGACCTTGAAGACGCAGCCTATGGCGCCGATTCCATCAAGGTTCTCAAAGGCCTGGATGCGGTGCGCAAGCGCCCTGGCATGTATATCGGCGACACCGATGACGGCTCGGGCCTGCACCACATGGTCTATGAGGTGGTCGACAATGCCATCGACGAAGCGCTGGCGGGGCACGCCGACCTCGTCACTGTCACGCTGAACGCCGATGGCTCGGTCACGGTCACTGATAACGGGCGCGGCATCCCGACCGATATCCACAGCGAGGAGGGCATTTCCGCCGCCGAGGTCATCATGACCCAGCTCCATGCCGGCGGAAAGTTCGACCAGAATTCCTACAAGGTTTCGGGTGGCCTGCACGGCGTCGGTGTCTCCGTCGTCAACGCGCTCTCGGTCTCGCTCAAGCTGCGCATCTGGCGTGGCGGTAAAGAGCATTTCATGGAGTTCCACCATGGCGACGCCGTCGCGCCGCTCGCCGTTGTCGGCCCGGCCGGCGACAAGCGCGGCACCGAAGTCACCTTCCTGCCCTCGACCCAGACCTTCACGATGGTCGAGTTCGACTACAAGACGCTCGAGCATCGCCTGCGCGAACTCGCCTTCCTGAATTCGGGCGTCCGCATCGTCCTCACCGATGCCCGCCATGCCGAGGTCGTTCGTGAGGAGCTGAGATACGAGGGGGGCGTGGAGGCCTTCGTGCGCTATCTCGACCGCGCCAAGACCCCCGTCGTCGACAAGCCGGTGGTGCTCGGCGCCGAGAAGGACGGGATCACCGTCGATGTCGCGCTGTGGTGGAACGACAGCTACCACGAGAACGTGCTCTGCTTCACCAACAACATCCCGCAGCGGGATGGCGGTACGCACTTAGCCGGCTTTCGTGCCGCGCTGACCCGCCAGATCACCGGCTATGCCGAAAATTCCGGCATGATGAAGAAGGAAAAGGTTTCGCTCACCGGCGACGATTGCCGCGAGGGTCTGACGGCGATCGTTTCGGTGAAGGTGCCGGACCCGAAATTCTCCTCGCAGACCAAGGACAAGCTGGTTTCCTCCGAGGTTCGTCCCGTCGTCGAGAACATCGTCAATCAGGCGCTTTCGACCTGGCTTGAAGAGCACCCGAACGAAGCCAAGACGATCGTCGGCAAGGTGGCGGAAGCTGCCGCGGCGCGCGAAGCCGCCCGCAAGGCGCGCGATCTGACCCGACGCAAGGGCGCGCTCGACATCGCCTCGCTGCCCGGCAAGCTCGCGGATTGCCAGGAACGCGACCCCGCCAAATCAGAAATCTTCATCGTCGAGGGTGACTCGGCCGGTGGCTCCGCCAAGCAGGGCCGCGCCCGCGAATACCAGGCGGTGCTCCCCCTGCGCGGCAAGATCCTCAACGTCGAACGCGCACGCGTCGACAAGATGCTCTCCTCCGAACAGGTCGGCACGCTGATCATCGCGCTCGGAGCCGGCATCCGCGAAGAATTCAACATCGAGAAGCTGCGCTACCACAAGATCATCATCATGACCGACGCGGACGTGGACGGCGCCCATATCCGCACCTTGCTGCTGACCTTCTTCTTCCGGCAGATGCCGGAGGTGATCGAGCGCGGGCATCTCTTCATCGCTCAGCCGCCGCTCTACAAGGCGGCGCGCGGCAAGTCGCAGACCTATCTCAAGGACGAGCGCGCGCTCGAGGAATATCTCGTCGACTCGACGCTGGATGGTGCTGTTTTCCGGACCGGAGACGGCATCGAGCGCGCCGGTCCCGACCTGCGCAGTCTGATCGACGAGGCGCGCGGCGTGCGCCATACGCTGTCGCAGCTGCATTCACGCTATGACCGGCGCATCGTCGAGCAAATGGCGATCGCAGGCGCGCTGCATCCGCTGACCAATGAAAGCGACGCCCAGGCCAACGAGGCCGCGGCCTATGTCGCGCGCCGGCTGGACGCGATTTCCGATGATCTCGAGCGCGGCTGGGAAGGCCGGGTGGAGGATGGCGGCTTCACCTTCTCGCGGCTCGTGCGCGGCGTGAAGCAGGTCGCGGTGCTTGATGCCGGCCTGCTCGCGAGCGCCGAAGCGCGCAAGCTCGCTGCGGCAGCCGTCTCGCTGCAGGAAGCCTATTCCAGGCCGGGCGTGCTCAGCCGCAAGGGCGATGATCACATCGTCAACGGCCCGAGCGATCTCTTCGACGCGGTCAGCGCCATCGGCAAGAAGGGCGTCTCGCTGCAGCGCTACAAAGGTCTCGGCGAAATGAATCCCGAGCAGCTCTGGGAGACGACGCTCGATCGCGACGTGCGCTCGCTGCTCAGGGTCAAGAACGACCAGAATGACGAGGCCGACGATCTCTTCGTCAAGCTGATGGGCGACGTCGTCGAACCCCGTCGCGACTTCATCCAGAGCAACGCCCTGAACGCGACCGTCGATACGTGA
- a CDS encoding dual specificity protein phosphatase, translating to MASTRDIAAPEMPTPRYDRPHISRVYENLPGYGIDLYVGGREGASDIPLLKRHGITTVLNCAVNLDFNYVAEPAPDALNDVDFGHAPIRYYKLGIVDGPGNPQTMMLAGYFQLKGALDQILPEKPSYSVRERGNVLVSCRAGRSRSVILVALFLHLRLPAEFPTLEDAINYVRGKRELHPDEWHETPKPMLIAAAARTARWARMIEDDIAAHPEEHGPLPELAD from the coding sequence ATGGCTTCGACACGAGACATCGCTGCCCCTGAAATGCCCACGCCCCGCTATGACCGGCCCCACATCTCGCGCGTCTACGAGAACCTGCCCGGCTATGGCATCGATCTCTATGTCGGCGGGCGTGAAGGCGCGTCCGATATCCCGCTGCTGAAGCGGCACGGCATCACCACCGTGCTCAACTGTGCCGTCAATCTCGACTTCAATTACGTGGCCGAGCCGGCGCCAGACGCGCTGAACGACGTCGATTTCGGTCATGCCCCGATCCGCTACTACAAGCTTGGGATCGTTGACGGACCGGGCAATCCGCAAACCATGATGCTGGCTGGCTATTTTCAGCTGAAGGGGGCACTCGACCAGATTCTGCCGGAGAAGCCGTCCTATTCCGTGCGCGAGCGCGGAAATGTGCTGGTCAGCTGCCGGGCCGGGCGGTCGCGCTCCGTCATCCTGGTGGCGCTGTTTCTGCATCTGCGTCTCCCGGCGGAGTTTCCCACCCTAGAGGACGCCATCAATTACGTTCGCGGCAAGCGCGAACTCCATCCCGACGAGTGGCATGAGACGCCCAAGCCCATGCTGATCGCCGCCGCAGCACGGACTGCTCGCTGGGCGCGCATGATCGAGGATGACATCGCCGCGCATCCCGAAGAGCACGGCCCTCTGCCGGAGTTGGCTGATTGA
- a CDS encoding substrate-binding domain-containing protein, producing the protein MNKPIRPPINAQQVADRAGVSRSAVSRTFTEGASVSESTRAKVLRAAADLGYHVNHLARGLTSQQSGIVCLLIGEIATPYQSALLDVVTRRLQAMGKVVMVLNTAGQAEATEAALRQTLNYRADATVVVSGSPSSSLVKTCVANGQRVILINRDDLLDGTQQILVDSSGAAAEALMMLRRAGCERIAVVSSTAGTPSIVAREVSFSVAAAKAGVDVQLCRFGPTGYATGAETARQLFASAARPDGVFCVTDLLALGFMDAARKEFGRRVPDDLCVIGFDDIPQAGWAAYELTTFRQPLDIMADHIATILESGCLVEGPINLPAQTVWRRSVRP; encoded by the coding sequence ATGAACAAGCCGATTCGTCCGCCGATCAACGCCCAGCAAGTCGCCGATCGCGCCGGCGTGTCGCGTTCGGCGGTGTCGCGCACCTTCACCGAGGGCGCCAGCGTGTCGGAGTCGACGCGCGCCAAGGTGCTCAGGGCGGCCGCGGACCTGGGCTATCACGTCAACCATCTGGCTCGCGGCCTGACCAGCCAGCAATCCGGCATCGTCTGCCTTTTGATCGGCGAAATCGCCACGCCTTACCAGTCGGCCTTGCTCGACGTGGTGACGCGGCGGCTGCAAGCCATGGGCAAGGTCGTGATGGTCTTGAACACGGCGGGGCAGGCGGAGGCGACAGAGGCCGCGTTACGCCAGACGCTCAATTACCGCGCCGACGCCACCGTGGTCGTGTCGGGCAGTCCTTCATCCTCGCTCGTGAAGACCTGTGTCGCCAATGGCCAGCGCGTCATCCTGATCAATCGCGACGATCTGCTCGACGGAACCCAGCAGATCCTTGTCGACAGTTCCGGCGCCGCTGCCGAGGCGTTGATGATGCTGCGGCGCGCTGGCTGCGAGCGCATCGCCGTCGTCAGTTCGACCGCCGGTACACCCAGCATCGTTGCGCGCGAAGTCAGTTTCTCGGTCGCTGCTGCCAAGGCCGGGGTCGACGTGCAGCTGTGCCGTTTCGGCCCGACGGGTTACGCCACGGGCGCAGAGACGGCGCGCCAGCTCTTCGCCTCGGCGGCGCGGCCGGACGGCGTCTTCTGCGTCACCGACCTGCTGGCATTGGGCTTCATGGATGCGGCGCGGAAGGAATTTGGTCGGCGCGTCCCCGACGATCTCTGTGTCATCGGCTTCGACGATATACCGCAGGCCGGCTGGGCTGCCTACGAGCTGACGACCTTCCGGCAGCCGCTCGACATCATGGCTGACCATATCGCAACAATCCTGGAGAGCGGCTGCCTGGTCGAAGGCCCCATCAACCTGCCGGCTCAGACGGTCTGGCGGCGCAGTGTCCGCCCCTGA
- a CDS encoding metallophosphoesterase, which yields MNPTYRIAIIADPHVHDVAWRPAGAGLTGAVRSWADTAASTRVFNESLPAFRAALDRAAAEGARLVIVPGDLTDDGQRHNIEVAVALIAEYEHRHGLRVFMTPGNHDFWALKGRPQRKEFVGRDGCRVIVGSHAAPGGAAVSSPETAMLGAPEALTLMADLGFQPRTDDLHFETPFGSDARWSSRTARAASPDGAASFDMIDASYLIEPVAGLWLLSIDANIVAPRDGATDLDDPAQMFDPSDGGWSAVLRTRPHLLPWMRDVAERAQRGGKALVAFSHYPVLDALAGASALECALFPSSGLARRAPTMEVARRFTETGVRLHLSGHLHVNDTAVFRDEYGGFFNIAVPSPVGFAPAMKLLDVTTDHVWLRTVRLDDVPGHDAAFDDYSREAGVAGDPSPKAVNAGGHVGFLDTHLCALVGARYMAREWPRDMAEFTRTHRFADLERLLWPRAAPAASTGDIALTALAEDWYRLRKAADLALDLVPEARLAVYRRWVDELRHAEAAGLAGRFAAFISLLGRYLDRMPTLDVALDLKALVVTPSQGRTLRRQTV from the coding sequence TTGAACCCAACATACCGCATCGCCATCATCGCCGACCCGCATGTGCATGACGTTGCCTGGCGGCCGGCGGGAGCGGGGCTTACGGGCGCCGTGCGCAGCTGGGCCGATACCGCCGCGTCCACCCGCGTATTCAACGAGAGCCTTCCTGCCTTCCGCGCCGCGCTCGATCGCGCCGCTGCGGAAGGCGCGAGGCTCGTCATCGTTCCCGGCGATCTCACCGACGACGGTCAGCGGCACAATATCGAAGTCGCCGTCGCGCTCATCGCCGAGTACGAGCATCGCCATGGCCTGCGCGTGTTCATGACACCCGGCAATCACGATTTCTGGGCGCTGAAGGGCCGGCCGCAGCGCAAGGAGTTCGTCGGGCGCGACGGCTGCCGGGTCATCGTCGGGAGCCACGCCGCACCGGGTGGCGCCGCAGTCTCGTCGCCGGAGACTGCCATGCTCGGCGCGCCCGAGGCGCTGACGCTCATGGCCGATCTCGGCTTTCAACCTCGCACCGACGACCTGCATTTTGAAACGCCGTTTGGCAGCGATGCCCGGTGGAGTTCGCGAACGGCCCGTGCCGCCAGCCCTGACGGAGCCGCGAGCTTTGATATGATCGACGCATCATATCTGATCGAGCCCGTTGCGGGGTTGTGGCTGCTATCGATCGACGCCAACATCGTCGCGCCGCGCGACGGGGCAACTGATCTCGATGATCCCGCGCAGATGTTCGACCCCTCGGATGGCGGGTGGTCTGCGGTCTTGCGCACGCGTCCGCATCTGCTTCCCTGGATGCGGGACGTTGCCGAGCGAGCGCAGCGCGGCGGCAAGGCTCTCGTCGCATTCTCGCACTATCCGGTGCTGGACGCGCTCGCCGGCGCCTCGGCATTGGAGTGCGCACTGTTCCCAAGTTCCGGCCTCGCCCGGCGCGCGCCGACCATGGAGGTGGCGCGACGCTTCACCGAGACCGGCGTGCGTCTTCACCTCTCCGGCCATCTCCACGTGAACGATACTGCCGTGTTCCGGGACGAATATGGGGGCTTCTTCAACATCGCCGTGCCATCGCCGGTCGGCTTCGCTCCTGCGATGAAGCTGCTCGATGTCACCACCGACCACGTGTGGTTGCGCACCGTCCGTCTCGACGACGTGCCCGGTCACGATGCCGCGTTCGATGACTATAGCCGCGAGGCGGGCGTCGCAGGCGATCCGTCACCAAAAGCCGTCAACGCCGGCGGCCATGTTGGTTTTCTCGACACTCATCTGTGCGCCCTCGTCGGCGCCCGTTACATGGCACGCGAATGGCCGCGCGATATGGCGGAGTTCACACGCACCCACCGCTTCGCCGATCTGGAGAGGCTGCTCTGGCCACGGGCAGCGCCGGCTGCCAGCACGGGTGACATAGCCCTGACCGCGCTCGCCGAGGACTGGTACCGCTTGCGCAAGGCAGCAGACCTCGCGCTTGATCTGGTGCCCGAAGCGCGCCTTGCCGTCTATCGCCGCTGGGTCGACGAACTGCGTCATGCCGAAGCCGCGGGGCTGGCCGGGCGGTTCGCCGCCTTCATCAGCCTGCTCGGGCGCTATCTCGACCGCATGCCAACCCTTGATGTCGCGCTGGATCTTAAGGCGCTCGTCGTGACGCCGTCTCAGGGGCGGACACTGCGCCGCCAGACCGTCTGA